The DNA sequence GGCCGCGGTGGTGGGCGGCGAGCGGGGTCGCCATGTGCCACACGTCGTTGCGCAGGACGTCCTCGGGGCGGGCCGCGGCGATGATCTCGGGGATGGGGTCGTGCCAGCGGGAGAAGCGCCGCGTCAGCTCGGCCTTCTCGTCGTCGGGCGCGCGGGTGCCCGGGGGCACGAGCGCCGTGCCGTACGCGTAGACCCTGCCGTCCTTCAGCGGCTGCGTGCCCCATACGCCGCCGCGCCCCCAGGTCTCGTGCGGCTCGAAGGGCCGCTCCGGCGCGGGCACGATGAGCCGCCAGGCGGTGAACCCGGTGTACACGGGCCCGGGGTGGCCCGGGAACAGCTCCCCGCGCACCCCGGAGTCGATGCCGTCGGCGCCGACCACGAGGTCCGCCTCGATGTCGCCCTCGGGGGTGCTCACGACGGCGGCGCGGCCGGGCCCGCCCGGGTCCGCGAGCCGCGCGGCCGTGCCGGTGCGCAGGCCCTCGCCGGGCAGCGCGGCGACGAGCAGGTCGACGAGCGTCGCCCGGTGCAGGAGCACGAGGGCGCCGCCGAACTGCCGCGCCGTGGCGGTGGCCGTGGTGCGCACCAGCCAGCGGCCGCCCTGTGCGCGCAGGCCGCCCGCGCCCTGCCAGGCGGCCAGTTCGCGCACGCCGTCACCGAGGCCCAGGACGTCAAGGGCGCGCTGGGCGTTGGGGGCGAGGCCGATGCCGGAGCCGACGGGCTCCAGGGACGCGGCCCGCTCCAGGACGGTGACGCGCCAGCCGGACCGGTGCAGGGCGATGGCGGTGGTGAGCCCGCCGATGCCACCGCCGACGACGACGGCGTGGGGCTCGCCGGGCTTGAGGGGCTTGCCTGTGGGGGCCATGTTCTCTCCTCGGTCGCACACCCACTGGCACTACAGCTGTAGTGCCAGTGGGATGACCGTACTACAGCTGTAGTGAAACGGGTAGGGTGCACCCATGTCCGTACGCGCCAAGGGCTCCTCACGCCCCGAACTGATCGCCGACACCGCGCTGACCCTGCTCGCCGAGCGCGGCATGCGCGGTCTGACCCACCGGGCCGTCGACGAGGCGGCCGGGCTCCCCCCGGGCTCGACCTCGAACCACGCCCGCACCCGGCTCGCGCTCCTGGAAGCGGCGGTGCGGCGACAGGCGCAGCGCGAGGCGGCCGTCCTCACTCCGGACGAGCTGCCGGACCCGGCGGGCGGGCGCGCGGCCCTGGTCGAAGGGCTCTCCCTCGCCCTGCACCGCTTCCTCTCCGGCGCCGAGCACCGCGCCCTGCTCGTCTCCCGCTACGAGCTGGCCCTGGAGGCCACGCGACGCCCGGAGCTGCGGGCGTACTACGACGCGACGGGCGCCCGGTTCCGCGAGCCGCTCCACGCGTTCGTGCGCGCGGCGGGCTCCACGGACCCGGACCGGCACACCCTGTCCCTGGTCGCGTGGTGCGACGGTTTGATGTTCTCCTGCGTGGCGGGCTCGTACAGCGCCAAGACGCCGACGATGGAGGAACTGCGGGCGGGCTTCGGCGAGTTGCTGCGCGGAATGCTGGACGAGTAGCCCGCAGGGGGGGCACGGGCCCGTCGGGCGGCGCGCTCAGCGGAGGGCGCGCCCCGCCGGGAGAGCCGTGCCGTCCCCCGTGCGGGGGCATCGGCCCGCCTTCACGGCCGTACGCCGCCCGGCGCCCAGCAGAGTTCCCGGGATGCGGCGCATGACGACCACCATGACCCTGCTCGTGTCCCTGTCCATATCCGTGACCGTCTCGGCCGTCTCCGGCTGTGTCGGCGTCGACCGGACGGCGGCCCACGGGACGACTGCCGACCGGGGCAAGGCACCCTCGGGGCCGACGGAGCGGTCGCCTCGCACCAAGGACCGGCCGCCCCCGCGGGCCACCCAGCCCCCGGCCCGCGACCGGCTTCAGCGCGCCGACCCACCGCCCGCGCCACCGCGGCGGACACCCCGCCCCGCGCCGCCCGCCCCTGCGGCCCCGGCGCCCGCGCCCCGGGCGGCCACGCCCGACGAGGCCCCCGTGGCCGCACGCCCCCGCCCCCAGAAGCCCCGCCCCGAGGGGCCCCGGCACGGGCAGCGCCCGCGGGAGACCCCGCACGGCCCGCCGCCCCGCGCCCGCGACGAGACGGGCGTCTGCGCCCTCGCGCGGAAGCACGGCCACTGGGACCCCGACAGCCCGCAGGCGGTCATCTGCCGTGAGGTGTACGGGAGTTGAGGAGCCGCCCCGGTCCCGCGCGGGACCGGGTGGTCACTCCTCGACGGCGCCCTCCCCCACCTGCGCCTCAAGGCGGTGCAGGGCGGCGCGGATGCCGTCCCCGTAGCTGTCGTCGCCGAGCGCGCCGACCGCGCCGCGCGCGAGGCGCAGCTGGCTGCGGGCCGCCTCGGGGCGGGCGAGCTTCACATAGTCCGCCGCCAGGTTCAGATGGAGCGAGGGGTAGAAGCCGCGGACCGCGAGCGAGTGGTGGTGGGCGCCGACCCGGTCGTCGGTCAGCTCGTCCGCCGCCGACAACGCCCTGAGGTCCCAGGCCAGTTCGTCCGCCGGATCGTCCTGGGTGTCCGCCATGTAGTGCGCGAGGGTGCAGCGGTGGAGCGCGTCGCCGTCCTCGCCGATCTCCGACCAGATGGCGAGGAAGCGGGTCCTCGCCTCCTCGCGGTCACCGGCGTGCTGGAGCATGACCGCCTGCCCGATCCGGGTCATCACGGCGTCCTCGCCGTCCGCCGTCCGTTCCTTCCGCTCCACCACCGCGCCGCCCTCC is a window from the Streptomyces spectabilis genome containing:
- a CDS encoding FAD-dependent monooxygenase: MAPTGKPLKPGEPHAVVVGGGIGGLTTAIALHRSGWRVTVLERAASLEPVGSGIGLAPNAQRALDVLGLGDGVRELAAWQGAGGLRAQGGRWLVRTTATATARQFGGALVLLHRATLVDLLVAALPGEGLRTGTAARLADPGGPGRAAVVSTPEGDIEADLVVGADGIDSGVRGELFPGHPGPVYTGFTAWRLIVPAPERPFEPHETWGRGGVWGTQPLKDGRVYAYGTALVPPGTRAPDDEKAELTRRFSRWHDPIPEIIAAARPEDVLRNDVWHMATPLAAHHRGRVALVGDAAHAMAPTLGQGGNQAIEDGVVLAHHARPGGDLFAGLAAYSVVRVPRTTAVVRRAARTARLNHLSHGGLVAARDTLMRAAHRLGPNLITRGFSSIADWRPPGPPYAAETDAGAHGREPARR
- a CDS encoding TetR/AcrR family transcriptional regulator produces the protein MSVRAKGSSRPELIADTALTLLAERGMRGLTHRAVDEAAGLPPGSTSNHARTRLALLEAAVRRQAQREAAVLTPDELPDPAGGRAALVEGLSLALHRFLSGAEHRALLVSRYELALEATRRPELRAYYDATGARFREPLHAFVRAAGSTDPDRHTLSLVAWCDGLMFSCVAGSYSAKTPTMEELRAGFGELLRGMLDE